In the genome of Thermoanaerobaculia bacterium, one region contains:
- a CDS encoding helix-hairpin-helix domain-containing protein has protein sequence MGLPARGPLDGRDRDRIGPQAPPRGGVLTPGEVAARLDEIGQLLRLAGENEFKSRAYARAAKALSTYRGDLAEAVADGSLRQIPGIGPAIFEKIAVLVTTGRLPYLEALRSRFPASLSALFRVPGLGPKKVETLRNELGIESLGDLEDACRDGRLETVPGFGPASRKKILAGVAFARRAAVRRPYSEAAGLAARLRSVLADSGLVSAAEIAGEVRRGCETADTASIVAATDAPDEVFSLLGSLSSSEGEAIREGDRVSATFLGGIRGVVRTCASDGFGPALLAETGTPAHAEEVLRRATARRRDLAGASEEEIYAAAGLRFVPPELREARGEIEAAAAGTLPRLIEESDVRGLFHVHTTESDGAHSLEQMISAAAAAGFEYVAITDHSKIAGYAHGLDERRVEAQHAEIDRLQQRFPGMAIFKGTEADILPDGAIDFGDDFLARFDIVVASVHSRFDLPEKEQTRRLVRAAENPRVSILGHPTGRLLLRREGITVDLSRVLDAAAASGCAVEINGSPRRLDLDWRFHRDAVSRGIPLAIDPDAHSIAELDYFRHGVRVARKGWVEAGDVLNTRSAAAIRKWIRGRR, from the coding sequence CTGGGCCTCCCTGCCCGAGGGCCCCTCGACGGCCGTGATCGCGACCGGATCGGGCCTCAAGCGCCCCCCCGGGGCGGCGTCCTGACGCCCGGCGAAGTCGCGGCGCGCCTCGACGAGATCGGCCAGCTCCTCCGGCTGGCCGGCGAGAACGAGTTCAAGTCGCGCGCCTACGCGCGTGCCGCGAAGGCGCTTTCGACGTACCGGGGCGATCTCGCGGAGGCGGTCGCGGACGGCTCCCTCCGGCAGATTCCGGGAATCGGACCGGCGATCTTCGAGAAGATCGCGGTCCTCGTCACGACGGGCCGCCTCCCGTACCTCGAGGCGCTGAGATCGCGATTTCCCGCCTCGCTCTCCGCCCTTTTCCGGGTACCGGGGCTCGGGCCGAAGAAGGTCGAGACGCTCCGGAACGAGCTCGGGATCGAGTCCCTCGGCGACCTCGAGGACGCCTGCCGCGACGGCCGGCTCGAGACGGTCCCGGGATTCGGCCCCGCCTCGCGGAAGAAGATCCTCGCCGGCGTCGCCTTCGCGCGGCGGGCCGCCGTGCGGCGTCCCTACTCCGAGGCGGCCGGGCTCGCGGCGCGGCTCCGGTCGGTCCTCGCCGACTCGGGGCTCGTTTCGGCGGCGGAAATCGCGGGCGAGGTCCGGCGCGGCTGCGAGACCGCGGACACGGCGTCGATCGTCGCGGCCACCGACGCTCCCGACGAGGTCTTCTCTCTCCTCGGCTCCCTGTCCTCTTCGGAAGGAGAAGCGATCCGCGAGGGAGACCGGGTCTCCGCGACATTCCTGGGGGGGATCCGCGGCGTCGTGCGAACGTGCGCTTCGGACGGCTTCGGCCCGGCGCTCCTCGCGGAGACCGGAACGCCGGCGCATGCCGAGGAGGTCCTTCGGCGCGCGACCGCGCGGCGCCGCGACCTCGCCGGCGCGTCCGAGGAGGAGATCTACGCCGCGGCCGGCCTGCGCTTCGTGCCTCCCGAGCTCCGCGAAGCGCGGGGCGAGATCGAAGCCGCGGCCGCCGGAACGCTCCCCCGGCTCATCGAGGAGTCCGACGTGCGCGGCCTCTTCCACGTCCACACGACCGAATCGGACGGCGCCCATTCCCTCGAGCAGATGATTTCGGCCGCGGCCGCCGCCGGGTTCGAATACGTGGCGATCACGGACCACTCGAAGATCGCCGGCTACGCCCACGGGCTCGACGAGCGGCGCGTGGAGGCGCAGCACGCCGAGATCGACCGGCTCCAGCAACGGTTTCCGGGAATGGCCATCTTCAAGGGCACGGAAGCCGACATCCTGCCGGACGGCGCGATCGACTTCGGCGACGACTTCCTCGCGCGTTTCGACATCGTCGTCGCATCCGTGCACTCGCGGTTCGACCTTCCGGAGAAGGAGCAGACGCGGAGGCTCGTTCGCGCGGCCGAGAACCCGAGAGTCTCGATCCTCGGGCATCCGACCGGCCGCCTCCTCCTCCGCCGGGAAGGGATCACGGTCGATCTCTCCCGCGTTCTCGACGCCGCCGCGGCCTCCGGGTGCGCCGTCGAGATCAACGGGTCGCCCCGCCGGCTCGATCTCGACTGGCGGTTCCACCGGGACGCCGTCTCGCGCGGGATTCCGCTCGCGATCGACCCGGACGCCCACTCGATCGCGGAACTCGACTACTTCCGCCACGGCGTCCGGGTGGCCCGGAAAGGATGGGTCGAGGCCGGGGACGTCCTGAACACCCGTTCGGCGGCGGCCATCCGGAAGTGGATCCGCGGGCGACGGTAG
- a CDS encoding pyridoxal-phosphate dependent enzyme, which produces MTAFPVFEVTLLPHPRRRDTTVVAEFALPTGSFKDRGAVAVVADAVRRGARRVSLDSSGNAGLAVAAAARRAGLEAVVRVAAAIAPGKEALIAATGARLEKFADRAAAVRACADDSTAYDASHVRNPLFRRGVATLAAAWAARAPIPERVVLPVGNGSLLLGLWEGLRLMRREGALDRLPRLFAVQPERCAPIARPASPGRGPTIADGCAVADPPLAGDVIAAIEESGGEALVESEDAIDGAWRSAWSDGFPIEPTSALAFAAWASLPEGPSTAVIATGSGLKRPPGAAS; this is translated from the coding sequence GTGACCGCGTTTCCGGTCTTCGAGGTCACTCTCCTTCCCCACCCGCGCCGGCGCGACACGACGGTCGTCGCGGAGTTCGCGCTCCCGACCGGCTCGTTCAAGGATCGCGGCGCGGTCGCGGTCGTCGCCGATGCGGTCCGCCGCGGCGCCCGCCGCGTCTCGCTCGACTCGTCCGGCAACGCGGGTCTCGCGGTGGCCGCCGCCGCGCGGCGCGCCGGGCTCGAAGCCGTCGTCCGGGTGGCCGCCGCGATCGCGCCCGGGAAGGAGGCGCTGATCGCCGCGACCGGGGCGCGGCTCGAGAAGTTCGCCGACCGCGCGGCGGCGGTCCGGGCGTGCGCCGACGACTCGACCGCCTACGACGCGAGCCACGTCCGGAATCCCCTCTTCCGCCGCGGGGTCGCCACACTCGCCGCCGCCTGGGCGGCCCGAGCCCCGATTCCGGAGCGGGTCGTCCTCCCCGTGGGGAACGGCTCGCTCCTCCTCGGCCTGTGGGAGGGACTCCGGCTCATGCGCCGGGAGGGAGCGCTGGACCGGCTCCCCCGGCTCTTCGCCGTGCAGCCGGAACGCTGCGCGCCGATCGCGCGTCCCGCTTCGCCGGGCCGCGGCCCCACGATCGCCGACGGCTGCGCGGTGGCGGACCCTCCGCTGGCGGGCGACGTCATCGCGGCGATCGAGGAGAGCGGGGGCGAGGCGCTCGTCGAATCGGAGGACGCGATCGACGGCGCCTGGCGGAGCGCATGGAGCGACGGGTTCCCGATCGAACCGACGTCGGCGCTGGCGTTCGCGGCCTGGGCCTCCCTGCCCGAGGGCCCCTCGACGGCCGTGATCGCGACCGGATCGGGCCTCAAGCGCCCCCCCGGGGCGGCGTCCTGA
- a CDS encoding NUDIX hydrolase, with the protein MNGPRLTVDSLTRDDEGRLLLVRRGRPPFEGRWALPGGFVETGETTETACVRETREETGLEVEVEGLAGVYSRPDRDPRGHTVSVVYRCRAVGGEAEGGDDAAEARWFAPHELAKLEFAFDHAEIVAAHVS; encoded by the coding sequence ATGAACGGGCCGCGGCTCACCGTCGATTCCCTCACCCGCGACGACGAGGGCCGGCTCCTCCTCGTGCGGCGCGGGCGTCCTCCGTTCGAAGGGCGCTGGGCCCTTCCGGGCGGCTTCGTCGAGACCGGAGAAACGACGGAAACGGCCTGCGTCCGCGAGACGCGCGAGGAAACCGGGCTGGAAGTCGAGGTGGAAGGGCTCGCGGGCGTGTACTCGCGTCCCGACCGCGACCCGCGGGGCCACACCGTCTCCGTCGTCTATCGCTGCCGCGCGGTCGGCGGCGAGGCGGAGGGGGGCGACGATGCCGCCGAGGCGCGATGGTTCGCGCCGCACGAGCTCGCGAAGCTCGAGTTCGCCTTCGATCACGCCGAAATCGTCGCCGCCCACGTCTCGTGA